Proteins co-encoded in one Microcebus murinus isolate Inina chromosome 5, M.murinus_Inina_mat1.0, whole genome shotgun sequence genomic window:
- the AIF1 gene encoding allograft inflammatory factor 1 isoform X2, translating to MSKTRDLQGGKAFGLLKAQQKERLDEINKQFLEDPKYSSDEDLHSKLEAFKRKYMELDWNGNGDIDIMSLKQMLEKLGVPKTHLELKKLIGEVSSGSGETFNYPDFLRMMLGKRSAILKMILMYEKKAREQEKPIGPSAKKAISELP from the exons ATGAGCAAGACCAGAGATTTGCAGG GAGGAAAAGCTTTCGGACTGCTGAAGGCCCAGCAGAAAGAGAGACTGGATGAAATCAACAAG CAATTCCTGGAGGATCCCAAATATAGCAGTGATGAGGATCTGCACTCCAAACTGGAAGCCTTCAAAA GGAAATACATGGAGCTTGATTGGAATGGAAATGGAGATATAG ATATCATGTCCTTGAAGCAAATGCTGGAGAAACTTGGGGTCCCCAAGACTCACCTAGAGCTAAAGAAACTAATTGGAGAGGTGTCCAGTGGCTCTGGGGAAACATTCAACTACCCTGACTTCCTCAGGATGATGTTGGGCAAGAGATCTGCCATCCTAAAAAT GATCCTGATGTATGAGAAGAAAGCAAGAGAACAGGAAAAGCCCATTGGTCCCTCAGCTAAGAAAGCTATCTCTGAGTTGCCCTGA